The following are from one region of the Vitis riparia cultivar Riparia Gloire de Montpellier isolate 1030 chromosome 9, EGFV_Vit.rip_1.0, whole genome shotgun sequence genome:
- the LOC117921790 gene encoding uncharacterized protein LOC117921790, with protein MATQPNLPEDPSTNWYAYYRFNPRRDMPGDARNTLLVVAALIAAVTFQAGLNPPSSFLPEGPATKEEVETCSGRVILPSKENTVHTLFLSCNTTSGEQGVKEGSVSVVLASTQKVQFTLFLFCNTLALSASIQTITALIIGCPFSFEVLTAIYSMMATYGVSIATLEPSRGVLLERLIISFFLPFFLRLLHRFLKKVKAK; from the coding sequence ATGGCTACACAGCCTAACCTGCCTGAAGATCCCTCCACAAACTGGTATGCTTACTATAGGTTTAATCCCCGTAGGGACATGCCGGGGGATGCTAGAAACACTTTGTTAGTAGTTGCTGCCCTGATTGCTGCCGTGACCTTCCAAGCAGGACTCAACCCTCCTAGTAGCTTTTTGCCAGAGGGACCCGCCACCAAAGAGGAAGTGGAAACATGCTCAGGGAGAGTCATCTTACCTTCCAAGGAAAACACTGTGCACACATTGTTTCTATCCTGCAATACCACTTCCGGGGAGCAGGGAGTGAAAGAAGGTTCAGTGAGTGTCGTCTTAGCTTCTACTCAAAAAGTCCAATTCACATTGTTTCTCTTCTGCAACACTTTAGCCCTTTCTGCGTCAATCCAAACCATTACCGCTCTCATAATTGGATGCCCATTTAGTTTTGAGGTGCTGACTGCTATATATTCAATGATGGCCACTTATGGTGTCTCAATTGCCACGTTGGAACCATCAAGAGGTGTCCTCTTGGAGCGCCTCATAATTTCATTCTTCTTGCCATTCTTTTTAAGGTTGCTCCATCGATTTCTTAAGAAGGTGAAAGCAAAATGA